A region of the Microcoleus sp. AS-A8 genome:
ATGAGTTGGCACAGTCGATGTGCCATTTCAGGGCTGTTGACATCAAGGCTCTCAAGCCACTGCCGTACAGGGTGAAGCAGGTCAAAGGTTTTCTTGGCTTTGGGGAAATTTGTCGAGGTGGTTGGCTCAGAAGAAGTTTTAGCTGGCTGCGTCCAAACCCAACTTGTAATGGTCAGATTTTTTGCTGTATGCTCGGATACATTCATAGTTCCTTTCCTGTGCTTGGGAAAAGCGAACTGGATCGCCTGTAATTTACCTACAACCGCTCAGCATCCAATACCGGATAAATTCCGGTACCCTCTTGGGTGAATTGCCATACTCTAGCAGGGACGGACATGTCGCCTAAAAGAGTCAAACGCTTGTTTGTAACTATTACAGGTGTCACGGTTCTGGGTGGTCTGACCCTCGGTCAAGGTGGCTGGGGTCAATATAGCTACTGAATCAGCAGCTTATCTTAAAGCCAAATTGATTAGATGCACTGAACGAATAACAGTCGTTCGAGTAAGTAAAAAAACCTAATTGATCAGGGCGGAAATGAATGACGTATCTATCTAAACTTTTAAAGTGATCGGGCTGGTTATTGATATGGTTACTGAAACACAAGGTAATTACCTTGGTAATTTCACGGAACTTCTGTGAAGTTAGATTGAGAGTCTCAGTAACATCACTTAACAGGATAACCGATCTGTGTAGTGAACATCATAAAACAAAAGACTGACTTTGCCAGGGGATATTTCTTCCTGGACAAAATCAGTCTGAGCAAACGCGTCCTGTAGTAGACCGGGCTGTAGGAGAGAGGAACAGAGGGAACCTGACTCAAGCCAGTTTTCTAGATTCTTTACAAATCTTCATTTTTTCCTAAAGCCTCGGTCACCCCTGGCTGTTGAGAAGGGGTTAATCTTATCTCTCAGTGAGACTAGGAAGCCACCCTAGCCGTTGAGCGTCGGCGTCGCCCCGTGACCTTGACCGGGGGTTCCTCCGGAGCTTGGAGCAAGAAGACCACAAGGGGATGACTCTGAAGCTCACGTCGGGCTAAGCGGCGTAAGTCATTCTCAATTTGCACTTGCAAGCCTGCCCAGTCGATATCCAACTCGCTACCCTCGAAGGACTTGGCAAAGTCTGTCCAGCGCTCAGTTAATGTCCGTTCAATGGCCTTAATCACCAACTGTTCCAACAGGGATTTCTCAACCAGCGAGACAACCCCCCGTAGGTGGATTTCTGGCTTGGCGAGCAGTTTGCCCTCCCAGTCTACGGCTGCCGCGACAGTAACAACACCATCTTCTGCCAGTTGCTGCCGTTCTTTGAGTACGTTGTCATGGACAATGCCGCATCGATCAACCAGTTCAATCCCAGACGGCACCTTGCCTGCGACTCCAATGCTATTTTCTGTTACTTCTACGATATCCCCGTTGTTGATCACGACCGTATTTTCTGTGGGGATACCCATCGCATGAGCCATCTTGGCATGTTGCACCAGCATCCGATGCTCGCCGTGAACTGGCACAAAGAATTTTGGTCGAGTTAGGGATAACATCAGCTTCTGGTCTTCCTGTGCACCGTGCCCGGAAACATGGATTCCCTTGTCCCGACCATAGATGACATTGGCTCCCTGGATCATCAGCTTATCGATGGTATTGACCACAGCAATGGTATTGCCAGGAATGGGGTTAGCGGAGAATACCACCGTATCGCCCTGCTTGATTTTAATTTGTCGGTGTTCGCCATTGGCAATTCGCGTCATTGCCGCCATCGGTTCACCCTGAGAACCGGTTGTCAGAATCACTACCTTTTCGGGAGGTAAGTTGCTAACGGCATGTAATGGCTCAAACAAGTTATCTGGGCATTTAATGTAACCCAGATTCCGAGCATGGGCGATCACATTCAGCATCGAGCGCCCGACAACCGAAACAACCCGTTTGTGTTTCTGTGCGAGTTGCAAAATGATATTCACTCGGTGAACTGACGAGGCAAAGGTTGTGATCAGTACCCGTCCAGGTGCTTGAGCAAAAACACGGTCGAGATTGGGATAAACTGCACTTTCTGAAGGGGTGTGTCCTGGGACTTCAGCATTGGTTGAATCACTCAGTAAGCAGAGTACCCCTTTCTCACCGTGTTCTGCCAATCTTTGGAAATCAAAGAATTCGCCATCCACGGGTGTATGGTCAATTTTGAAATCTCCCGTATGAATCACGACACCGAGAGGGGTGTGGATGGCAATGGTAAAGCTATCCGCCATGGAGTGGGTATTGCGAATAAATTCAACCACGAAGGAAGTGCCAACTCGTACCATGTCACGGGGACTAACCGTCTTCAATACTGTGCGATTGGCGACTCCCGCTTCTTCCAGTTTGCCTTGCAGCAACGCCATGGCTAGACGTGGCCCATGAATGACGGGAATATCAAATTGCTTGAGGTGATAGGGAATGCCGCCGATATGGTCTTCATGACCGTGGGTGACAATCATCCCTTTAATTTTGTGGCGATTTTCCCGCAGATAGGTCATATCGGGGAGAACAATATTCACCCCGTGCATTTCATCGTTGGGAAAAGCAATCCCTGCATCTACAAGGATAATTTCATCGTTGATCTCTAAAATACAGGTGTTTTTGCCAATCTCATGCAATCCGCCCAGGGGAATAATTTTTAAGGCTGATGCAGATTTTTTATTGTTAGTCATTTGCCTCCTTTGAGGTATGCGTTTATCTTTGTTTACGGAATTCAAAATCGTTCAAAACTCAAAAAACAGTGAGTTGGTAGATAACAATCTATGGTGACGCCAAGCAGTCGGCATCATGCAAAACTTTTCCATCCCTCGTCTGCGACCAATGATCTATCTAGTCTCACTACGAATAGAGGAGATGATGCCTGAACCACATGGGTTCTTTTTTTATGTGTCCCCTATCCTTGAGTCTTTGAATCGGGGGAAGATAGGGACTATTAAGACTATTAAGAACCATTCATAGGTAAGATTTATTCCGTTTATGGGGTTATGGTGAAAATTTTGTAGATAGTAATATCCGAGCTTTTTAAAGCAAAGCAAGTTCAATCAGAACTTTTTCTAACTCTTCTTTAAACTCAGTTGACAGGTCACATAGAGGAGGACGTGAGGAACCTACGTCCCACCCTTGCAGTTTCAGCGCTGCTTTGAGAGGGATCGGGTTGGTCGTGCAGAACAAGACTTTAAATAAGGGGAAAAGTTTTAGATGAATTTCCCTTGCTCTAACGATTTTCCCCGCTTCAAACGATTGGATCATCTGTTGCAGATCTTGACCCACTAAATGACTGGCAACACTGACAACTCCAGTGCCTCCAATTGCCAGCATGGCTAGGGTAAAGGAATCATCTCCAGAGTAAAGGGCAAAATCAGGTGGTGTCAAACGCCGAATTTGACTGGCCTGGTCGAGATTACCACTGGCTTCTTTGAGTGCCACAATGTTGGGGATTTCGGCTAAGCGGGCAACGGTCTCCGGTTGGAGATTTTGACCGGTGCGGCTCGGAACATTGTAAAGCATCAAGGGAAGGTCAGGACAGGCTTGCGCGATCGCCTGAAAATGATGATACAGTCCTGACTGTGGTGGCTTGTTGTAGTAAGGAACGACTTGTAACGATCCATCTAGCCCTATTTTAGCGGCTTTTTGCGTCGCGGCAATGGCTTCTTGAGTCGAATTTGACCCAGTTCCCGCCATAACGTTAGCTTTTCCGGCTACGGCTTTCTGTATCACTTGAAATAACTGGTACTCTTCATCCCAAGTGAGGGTTGGAGATTCCCCCGTAGTCCCGCAAACGACAAGGGTATCTGTGCCATTGTTCACTAAATGAGCGGCTAATTGCTCAGCGACTTCATAATTGACGCTGCCATCTTCCTTGAAGGGCGTGAGCATCGCCGTTAGTACACGTCCAAAATTGACCACCCTTTTTTTATTCCTCCTTGGTCAAAGGTTTGCTCGGCGTAGCCGTTGCCATAAGTGTCAGTTAGACGGTTGAAGGTTGAAGGTTATAGGGTTGAAGATTAATTTCTTCAATTTGGAACTTTCAACTTGCCACCCTAGCAACTTTCAATCCCTCAACTTGCCAGTTTGTTAATGAGTCACTGTTGTTGTTGCCGATCGAAGTAAATTTCGCGCAACCAACAATTCCGCAATTTGTACCGCGTTCAGGGCAGCACCCTTACGAATTTGGTCGCCACACAGCCAAAGTTCCAAACCGCAGGGATGAGAAAGGTCTTGACGAATTCGACCCACTAGAACTTCATCACGACCTGAGGCATCAATCGGCATTGGGAAGTAATTGGCTTGCCAGTCTTCCACCAGTTGCACTCCAGGGGCATTGGCAAGCACCTCTCTTGCCTTGGCGACTGACATGGGTTGTGCAAACTCTAGATTAATCGCTTCTGAGTGGGCACGAAGTACAGGAACCCGTACACAAGTCGCGCTAACTCTGAGCTGGGGCGCATTAAAAATCTTGCGCGTTTCGTTGACCATCTTCATCTCTTCCTCGCAGTACCCCTGCTCATTCAGCGGCGTGTTGTGCGGGAATAGATTAAAGGCTAATGGGTAAGGAAAGCTTTCTGTGATCGGGGTTTCCCCGTGCAAAATGGCTTGCGCCTGGGTCTTGAGTTCTTCCATGGCTCTCATCCCAGCCCCACTCGCCGATTGATACGTGGCAGCAACAATTCGTTGCACGGGCTGAACTTGATGCAACGGCCAAACCGCCACGGCCATCAAAATCGTTGTGCAGTTAGGGTTGGCGATAATGCCTTGATGCATCGCTGCGGCATCAGGATTCACCTCTGGAATGACCAGGGGCACCTCTGGATTCATGCGAAAGGCACTAGAGTTGTCAATCACGACCGCGCCGCGCTCAACAGCTTTGGCCGCCCAAGCTTTCGACGTTGACCCTCCGGCAGAGGCTAAAACTACATCGATATTCTCAAACGATTGCTCGGATACAGGCTCTACTAACAGTTCTTCTCCCTGGAAGGACAGGGTACGCCCAGCCGAGCGGGGTGAGGCTAAAAGCTTTAACTCAGCAAGTGGGAAGTTTCGGCTTTGCAGTAATTCCAGTAATTCTGTGCCTACTGCACCCGTCGCGCCTAAAATAGCCACGCGAATTGGATTAGACAAATGAATTTCCTCCACCTTAATAAAGAGCTTAATAACTTAATAAAGAGATACTTGTCACACGGACTGGATTGAGGCTTTATAGGTCGTTAATTTTTTTTAAGTTTACTGGATACTCTTACATTAATAACTTGGTTTCGTTCTAGCGCACCGTCGTTTTAAAAATGGCATGAAATTTAATAAATTGCTATTACCTGTCTTAACACGCTTGAGTCCGGTTTCTCACTCTATCATCTGAGGGATAGTCAGAGCTATTGGCCTGAAGAGAGCCTTCACCCTTGAGTCGGTTACACCCCAAGACCCCTTCGCCTGCCGTGAAAGGAATAGCTGTGATTCCTTATAGTCTAGGCTGATGCTACGCGATCGGCTAGACTTGGCTTAATAGTTCGACTTATGCTCTAGACCCCGATTGAGTAGCTACTTATAGTCGCTTTGGCGCTCAAAGTAAAGTTCGCTACGTTCGGCTGAATCTATGCGTCATGCTAACGCTAATACCCGCTCCTATGTACTATCATCAGATACGGAAACTACAAGCACTGCCTAGAGCGTTGTCTTAAAGACGATCACCCTTGGCGGTGTCCCAAAGGGGCAATCGCAAAGGAAAAACGGTTGATGCTTATACTTAACGGGTTGGATGGAACTAGGATACCACGAGAGACCCGCCTTCACCCTTAAAGGACTTGGTTGCTTAAGCATCTATTGAAATATCCGCCCTAATTCCTTACAAAATCTATATAACAGTTGTCTGAAACGAAAGCGTCCATGAAAGTTACTCAGGAACCGCTCCCCAAGAGCCAGATCGGTCTGGAGATTGAAATTCCCGCCGAAACGACCAAACAAGCCTACGAAAAGGTCGTGCAAAACCTCTCACGTTCTGCCAACATTCCTGGGTTTCGCAAAGGCAAGGTACCCCGTCAAATTTTGCTACAACGGCTGGGACACCAACGAATTAAAGAAGCCGCGCTCGAAGATTTGGTTCAAGATGGTCTAAAACAAGCGATTGAGCAAGAATCGATCAAGGCTCTGGGAAACTACCAGCTCACCTCCACTTATGAGGAATTAATTAGTCGATTTCAGCCGGGACAACCACTAACGTTTTCGGCATCTGTTGATGTCCCACCCCAAATTAACTTAGGAGAGTACAGTGGATTGAGTGTTAAAGCCGAGGAGACTCAGCCTGAGCCAGAGGCGGTGGAGCAGTTCTTAGAACAGCGTCGCGTCGAGCAAGCCACTCTCATCCCCGTAGAATCACGCCCTGCTCAGCTGGGAGATGTGGCGGTGGTGGATTACAGTGGTCGATATACGGGCGAGGGAGAAGAAGCCACAGAAATCTCAGGGGCTCAAGCCACCGACTTTCAAATTGAACTCGGAGAAGGACGGTTTTTGGAGGGGATCGTTAACGGGATAGTGGGCATGAACCCTGGAGAAACCAAAGAAGTCGAACTCACTTTTCCGGAAGATTACCCGCGAGAAGATTTAGCCAGCAAGCCGGCCCTTTTTACCATCACCCTGAAAGAACTCAAGGAAAAAGAGTTACCAGAGTTAGATGACGACTTTGCTCAAGAAGTTAGCGAAAAAGAAACGCTGGCAGAACTACGGGAATCCTTAGAAAAGCAGTTTCAGGA
Encoded here:
- a CDS encoding Mo-dependent nitrogenase C-terminal domain-containing protein, translated to MNVSEHTAKNLTITSWVWTQPAKTSSEPTTSTNFPKAKKTFDLLHPVRQWLESLDVNSPEMAHRLCQLIPAQCPFEREIKLFGRTLFHIPPMCKLNPLYEEVVALRFRALCYLADECGEDISAYC
- a CDS encoding ribonuclease J, which gives rise to MTNNKKSASALKIIPLGGLHEIGKNTCILEINDEIILVDAGIAFPNDEMHGVNIVLPDMTYLRENRHKIKGMIVTHGHEDHIGGIPYHLKQFDIPVIHGPRLAMALLQGKLEEAGVANRTVLKTVSPRDMVRVGTSFVVEFIRNTHSMADSFTIAIHTPLGVVIHTGDFKIDHTPVDGEFFDFQRLAEHGEKGVLCLLSDSTNAEVPGHTPSESAVYPNLDRVFAQAPGRVLITTFASSVHRVNIILQLAQKHKRVVSVVGRSMLNVIAHARNLGYIKCPDNLFEPLHAVSNLPPEKVVILTTGSQGEPMAAMTRIANGEHRQIKIKQGDTVVFSANPIPGNTIAVVNTIDKLMIQGANVIYGRDKGIHVSGHGAQEDQKLMLSLTRPKFFVPVHGEHRMLVQHAKMAHAMGIPTENTVVINNGDIVEVTENSIGVAGKVPSGIELVDRCGIVHDNVLKERQQLAEDGVVTVAAAVDWEGKLLAKPEIHLRGVVSLVEKSLLEQLVIKAIERTLTERWTDFAKSFEGSELDIDWAGLQVQIENDLRRLARRELQSHPLVVFLLQAPEEPPVKVTGRRRRSTARVAS
- the dapA gene encoding 4-hydroxy-tetrahydrodipicolinate synthase: MVNFGRVLTAMLTPFKEDGSVNYEVAEQLAAHLVNNGTDTLVVCGTTGESPTLTWDEEYQLFQVIQKAVAGKANVMAGTGSNSTQEAIAATQKAAKIGLDGSLQVVPYYNKPPQSGLYHHFQAIAQACPDLPLMLYNVPSRTGQNLQPETVARLAEIPNIVALKEASGNLDQASQIRRLTPPDFALYSGDDSFTLAMLAIGGTGVVSVASHLVGQDLQQMIQSFEAGKIVRAREIHLKLFPLFKVLFCTTNPIPLKAALKLQGWDVGSSRPPLCDLSTEFKEELEKVLIELALL
- a CDS encoding aspartate-semialdehyde dehydrogenase; the encoded protein is MSNPIRVAILGATGAVGTELLELLQSRNFPLAELKLLASPRSAGRTLSFQGEELLVEPVSEQSFENIDVVLASAGGSTSKAWAAKAVERGAVVIDNSSAFRMNPEVPLVIPEVNPDAAAMHQGIIANPNCTTILMAVAVWPLHQVQPVQRIVAATYQSASGAGMRAMEELKTQAQAILHGETPITESFPYPLAFNLFPHNTPLNEQGYCEEEMKMVNETRKIFNAPQLRVSATCVRVPVLRAHSEAINLEFAQPMSVAKAREVLANAPGVQLVEDWQANYFPMPIDASGRDEVLVGRIRQDLSHPCGLELWLCGDQIRKGAALNAVQIAELLVARNLLRSATTTVTH
- the tig gene encoding trigger factor, whose translation is MKVTQEPLPKSQIGLEIEIPAETTKQAYEKVVQNLSRSANIPGFRKGKVPRQILLQRLGHQRIKEAALEDLVQDGLKQAIEQESIKALGNYQLTSTYEELISRFQPGQPLTFSASVDVPPQINLGEYSGLSVKAEETQPEPEAVEQFLEQRRVEQATLIPVESRPAQLGDVAVVDYSGRYTGEGEEATEISGAQATDFQIELGEGRFLEGIVNGIVGMNPGETKEVELTFPEDYPREDLASKPALFTITLKELKEKELPELDDDFAQEVSEKETLAELRESLEKQFQEKADRETATSKEQALLEALLEKVEIDLPETMIEQEVQTLLTQTAIQMESYGMDVRKLFNAETLPQLKERSRPDAVVRLKQSLALQEIAKRESLTVTPEEIEAKSKEVLEQLSGQDVDPKRLREVVESDLIKEKAIKWLEEHATIELVPKGSLTPAETEETEGEETQIESPTASVAQEPEIEAASQTIDVQAEPAE